One genomic segment of Microbacterium sp. ProA8 includes these proteins:
- a CDS encoding glycoside hydrolase family 3 N-terminal domain-containing protein: MTDASASAAADRPWLDASLPVDERVELLLAAMTVEEKAGLFFQTMITMGEDGELAEADPVFGLPSNRDYVVEKRMTHFNLLGVAPTAGAIARWHNKLQELAASTRLGIPVTISTDPRHSFTENPGAAMLAGPFSQWPDALGLAATRDAALVERFGDIARQEYTAVGIRVALHPQVDLATEPRWSRALQTFGEDAELSGELGAAYIRGFQNGESFGPGAVSAMVKHFPGGGPQKDGEDPHFAYGREQVYPGGKFELHLKPFEAAFEAGVRQVMPYYGMPVGTEYEEVGFGFNKSVLTGLLRERYGFDGIVCTDWGLVNDAAIFGQPFPARAWGVEHLTPSERMEKILDAGADQFGGEACPELLLELVADGRIAEERLDVSARRLLREKFALGLFENPYVDAEAADTIVGSAEFRAEGDAAQRASITVLANRPAAPDALRRAQGPTAASRPVLPFARGAKLYVEGVAPEVAAAYGEVVTSPADADVAILRLQAPFEQRETTFENFFHAGSLEFPADVLAHVAEVAAAVPTVVDVFLDRPALLSPVVETAHAVVGNWGASGAALLDVLSGAAPAQGRLPFDIPSSMAAVEASRPDVPFDTAAPLFRFGHGLSL; encoded by the coding sequence ATGACGGATGCCTCGGCCTCGGCCGCCGCCGACCGTCCGTGGCTCGACGCGAGCCTGCCCGTCGACGAGCGCGTCGAGCTGCTGCTCGCCGCGATGACCGTGGAGGAGAAGGCCGGTCTCTTCTTCCAGACGATGATCACCATGGGCGAGGACGGCGAGCTCGCCGAGGCCGACCCGGTGTTCGGGCTGCCGTCGAACCGCGATTACGTGGTCGAGAAGCGCATGACCCACTTCAACCTGCTCGGTGTCGCCCCCACGGCGGGAGCGATCGCCCGCTGGCACAACAAGCTGCAGGAGCTCGCGGCATCCACGCGTCTCGGCATCCCTGTGACGATCTCGACCGATCCGCGCCACTCGTTCACCGAGAACCCGGGTGCGGCGATGCTCGCGGGCCCGTTCTCGCAGTGGCCTGACGCTCTCGGCCTCGCCGCCACGCGCGACGCGGCGCTCGTCGAGCGGTTCGGCGACATCGCGCGCCAGGAGTACACCGCGGTCGGCATCCGCGTGGCGCTGCATCCGCAGGTCGACCTCGCGACCGAGCCCCGCTGGTCGCGGGCACTGCAGACCTTCGGTGAAGACGCGGAGCTGTCGGGCGAGCTCGGCGCCGCGTACATCCGCGGGTTCCAGAACGGGGAGTCGTTCGGGCCGGGTGCGGTGTCGGCCATGGTCAAGCACTTCCCCGGCGGCGGCCCGCAGAAGGACGGCGAAGACCCGCACTTCGCCTACGGGCGCGAGCAGGTCTACCCGGGAGGGAAGTTCGAGCTGCACCTGAAGCCGTTCGAGGCGGCGTTCGAGGCCGGCGTGCGCCAGGTCATGCCGTACTACGGCATGCCGGTCGGCACCGAGTACGAGGAGGTCGGCTTCGGCTTCAACAAGTCGGTGCTCACCGGGCTGCTGCGCGAGCGCTACGGCTTCGACGGCATCGTGTGCACCGACTGGGGCCTCGTCAACGACGCCGCGATCTTCGGCCAGCCGTTCCCGGCGCGGGCGTGGGGCGTCGAGCACCTCACGCCGTCGGAGCGCATGGAGAAGATCCTGGATGCCGGAGCCGACCAGTTCGGCGGCGAGGCGTGCCCCGAGCTGCTGCTCGAGCTCGTCGCCGACGGCCGCATCGCGGAGGAGCGCCTCGACGTGTCGGCGCGCCGCCTGCTGCGAGAGAAGTTCGCCCTCGGCCTCTTCGAGAACCCGTACGTCGACGCCGAAGCGGCCGACACGATCGTCGGCTCGGCCGAGTTCCGCGCCGAAGGCGACGCCGCGCAGCGCGCGTCGATCACCGTGCTCGCGAACCGTCCCGCGGCACCGGACGCCCTTCGACGGGCTCAGGGACCGACGGCGGCATCGAGGCCGGTGCTGCCGTTCGCGCGCGGGGCGAAGCTCTACGTCGAGGGCGTCGCACCCGAGGTCGCGGCGGCGTACGGCGAGGTCGTCACGTCGCCCGCCGACGCGGATGTCGCGATCCTGCGCCTGCAGGCGCCGTTCGAGCAGCGCGAGACGACGTTCGAGAACTTCTTCCACGCCGGCTCGCTCGAGTTCCCCGCCGATGTGCTCGCGCACGTCGCCGAGGTCGCCGCGGCGGTGCCCACGGTGGTCGATGTGTTCCTCGACCGCCCCGCGCTCCTCAGCCCCGTCGTCGAGACCGCGCACGCGGTTGTCGGCAACTGGGGCGCGAGCGGCGCCGCGCTGCTCGACGTGCTGAGCGGTGCGGCGCCGGCGCAGGGCAGACTGCCGTTCGACATCCCGTCGTCGATGGCAGCGGTCGAGGCATCCCGCCCCGACGTCCCGTTCGACACCGCCGCCCCGCTGTTCCGCTTCGGGCACGGCCTGTCGCTCTGA
- a CDS encoding GNAT family N-acetyltransferase, translating into MTTAEVRRATVDDAERVAELLHDFNTEFDTDSPGPPVLAERLRGLLAGTQTFALLSGDPAVGLALVTLRPNVWYPGAVALLDEMYVAPAARGDGIGGAIVDRLIADCRRDGVSAIEINVDEGDIDAQRFYARHGFHGSDPQTDERALYFFQEL; encoded by the coding sequence ATGACGACAGCGGAGGTGCGCAGGGCCACCGTCGACGACGCCGAGCGCGTGGCGGAGCTGCTGCACGACTTCAACACCGAGTTCGACACCGACTCTCCCGGGCCGCCCGTCCTGGCCGAGCGCCTGCGCGGCCTGCTCGCCGGCACGCAGACATTCGCGCTGCTGAGCGGCGACCCCGCCGTCGGCCTCGCGCTCGTGACGCTGCGGCCGAACGTCTGGTACCCGGGCGCGGTCGCCCTGCTCGACGAGATGTACGTCGCGCCCGCGGCGCGCGGCGACGGCATCGGCGGCGCGATCGTCGACCGTCTGATCGCCGACTGCCGCCGCGACGGGGTGTCGGCGATCGAGATCAACGTGGACGAAGGGGATATCGACGCGCAGCGCTTCTACGCCCGCCACGGCTTCCACGGCTCCGATCCGCAGACCGACGAGCGCGCGCTCTACTTCTTCCAGGAGCTGTGA
- the ddaH gene encoding dimethylargininase: protein MPRLLVRRPSPRLAEGELTHLEREPVDADLALRQWESYVDVFRQRGWEIIAVDPAEEHADGVFIEDALVMFGDLAVLTRPGADSRRGEVDSARSALDDAGIPYRAIEEPATLDGGDVLKIGRTAYVGRSGRTNEAGIAQLRDLVSPRGWTVVAVPVSKVLHLKSGVTALPDGTVVGFEPLVDDPEAYPEFLAVPDEHGTAVVVLDEGTVLISADAPATAELYRDRGLEVITTPITEFEKLEGCVTCLSVRIRDDVQGRA from the coding sequence ATGCCGCGCCTTCTCGTCCGCCGTCCGTCGCCGCGCCTGGCCGAAGGCGAGCTCACGCACCTCGAGCGGGAGCCGGTCGATGCCGACCTCGCGCTGCGCCAGTGGGAGTCGTACGTCGACGTGTTCCGTCAGCGCGGGTGGGAGATCATCGCCGTCGACCCTGCCGAGGAGCATGCCGACGGCGTGTTCATCGAGGACGCCCTCGTGATGTTCGGCGATCTGGCGGTGCTCACCCGTCCGGGAGCGGACTCTCGCCGTGGCGAAGTCGACTCCGCGCGCAGCGCCCTCGATGACGCCGGCATCCCGTATCGGGCGATCGAGGAACCGGCCACGCTCGACGGCGGCGACGTGCTCAAGATCGGGCGCACCGCGTATGTCGGGCGCTCGGGTCGCACGAACGAGGCCGGCATCGCGCAGCTGCGGGATCTGGTCTCGCCGCGCGGCTGGACGGTCGTGGCGGTGCCCGTGTCGAAGGTGCTGCACCTCAAGAGCGGCGTGACGGCGCTTCCCGACGGCACTGTTGTGGGGTTCGAGCCGCTCGTCGACGACCCGGAGGCGTATCCCGAGTTCCTGGCCGTGCCGGACGAGCACGGCACCGCCGTCGTCGTGCTGGACGAGGGCACGGTCCTGATCTCGGCGGACGCCCCCGCGACCGCCGAGCTGTACCGCGATCGCGGTCTCGAGGTGATCACGACTCCTATCACCGAGTTCGAGAAGCTCGAGGGCTGCGTGACCTGCCTCTCGGTGCGCATCCGCGACGACGTGCAGGGTCGCGCCTAG
- a CDS encoding formate--tetrahydrofolate ligase translates to MATSNIDIAQQAELWPIGRIAAGLGIPEEELEPYGRHKAKVSLRHLRTLRDRPRGRLVLMTAVSPTPAGEGKTTTTVGLGDALTRIGERAMICLREPALGPVFGMKGGAAGGGYAQVVPMEDINLHFTGDFSAIGIATNLLAALLDNHVHHGNALGIDVRRVTWRRVLDVNDRALRDAVIGLGGPSNGYPREDGFDIVVASEVMAIFCLATDLADLKERLGEIVVAYTRDRTPVRARDLQAHGAMAAILRDALAPNLVQTLEHTPAFVHGGPFANIAHGCNSYLATDSALRMADYVVTEAGFGADLGAEKFVDILCRTTGLRPDVAVVVATVRAMKYHGGVEVADLPHENVAALERGTANLVRHLTTIRETWGIPAVVAINHRAEDTDAEIAALVAASEAAGVTAVVARHFAEGGAGAEDLAREVVRLCAEPAGGLRFTYPDDATLWHKMSAIATRIYGASEVTASTAVRAQIKRLQDEGYGGYPVCVAKTQYSFSTDPKLRGAPTGHVVDIREVRLAAGARFVVMICGDIMTMPGLPAVPAANTIDVDEDGRIVGLF, encoded by the coding sequence GTGGCCACGAGCAACATCGACATCGCCCAGCAGGCGGAACTCTGGCCGATCGGCCGCATCGCCGCGGGGCTGGGCATCCCTGAGGAAGAACTGGAGCCGTACGGCCGGCACAAGGCGAAGGTCTCGCTGCGGCATCTGCGGACGCTGCGCGACAGACCCCGCGGCCGGCTCGTGCTGATGACCGCGGTGTCGCCGACGCCCGCCGGCGAGGGCAAGACCACCACGACGGTCGGACTCGGCGACGCGCTCACGCGCATCGGCGAACGCGCCATGATCTGCCTGCGCGAGCCCGCCCTCGGTCCGGTGTTCGGGATGAAGGGCGGCGCCGCCGGCGGCGGCTACGCCCAGGTCGTGCCGATGGAAGACATCAACCTGCACTTCACCGGGGACTTCTCGGCGATCGGGATCGCGACGAACCTGCTCGCGGCGCTCCTCGACAACCACGTGCACCACGGCAACGCGCTCGGCATCGACGTGCGCCGCGTGACCTGGCGGCGCGTGCTCGACGTCAACGACCGCGCGCTGCGCGACGCCGTGATCGGGCTCGGCGGTCCGTCCAACGGCTATCCCCGTGAGGACGGCTTCGACATCGTCGTCGCCAGCGAGGTGATGGCGATCTTCTGTCTCGCGACCGACCTCGCCGACCTCAAGGAGCGGCTCGGCGAGATCGTGGTCGCCTACACGCGCGACCGTACGCCCGTGCGCGCGCGCGACCTGCAGGCGCACGGCGCGATGGCGGCGATCCTGCGCGACGCGCTCGCGCCGAACCTCGTGCAGACCCTCGAGCACACGCCGGCGTTCGTGCACGGCGGACCTTTCGCGAACATCGCGCACGGCTGCAACTCGTATCTCGCGACCGACTCGGCGCTGCGGATGGCCGACTACGTCGTCACCGAGGCGGGGTTCGGCGCAGACCTGGGCGCCGAGAAGTTCGTCGACATCCTGTGTCGCACCACCGGACTCCGGCCCGACGTCGCCGTCGTGGTCGCGACCGTGCGCGCGATGAAGTACCACGGCGGTGTGGAGGTCGCCGACCTCCCGCACGAGAACGTCGCCGCTCTCGAGCGCGGCACCGCCAACCTCGTGCGGCACCTCACGACCATCCGCGAGACATGGGGCATCCCCGCGGTGGTCGCGATCAACCATCGCGCCGAAGACACGGATGCCGAGATCGCGGCGCTCGTCGCCGCGTCGGAGGCGGCCGGCGTCACGGCCGTCGTCGCGAGGCACTTCGCCGAAGGCGGTGCGGGGGCGGAGGACCTCGCGCGCGAGGTGGTGCGGCTGTGCGCCGAGCCCGCCGGCGGCCTCCGGTTCACCTACCCCGACGACGCGACGCTGTGGCACAAGATGAGCGCGATCGCGACGCGCATCTACGGGGCATCGGAGGTCACGGCGTCGACTGCCGTGCGCGCGCAGATCAAGCGCCTGCAGGACGAGGGCTACGGCGGATACCCGGTGTGCGTCGCCAAGACGCAGTACTCGTTCTCGACCGACCCGAAGCTGCGCGGCGCGCCGACCGGCCACGTCGTCGACATCCGCGAGGTGCGCCTCGCCGCGGGCGCGCGGTTCGTCGTGATGATCTGCGGCGACATCATGACGATGCCGGGCCTTCCCGCCGTGCCGGCCGCCAACACGATCGACGTCGACGAGGACGGCCGCATCGTCGGACTATTCTGA
- a CDS encoding GNAT family N-acetyltransferase codes for MTHPPVTLAPWGPDDLPLLERANTPEMTAHLGGPETPAQLDERQERYLRLMEAGEAAMYRIELDGTPVGGIGYWQVEHEGTPAWETGWNVFPEWQGRGIAGAALRLVIRLVAARGERTLLVAYPGVDNPGSNGLCRTAGFTHRGSGTEPWRGGELTFNIWTLDMSPLDLDGRAPDLDERFDEGVLDEKAWWPYYLAHWSSRERAAARYSVAPDALELRIDAGTPPWSPEFDEGIRVSHLQTGQFSGPLGSPIGQHRFRDGLVVREPQPERRLHLPRFGVIEVRMAAVRHPDAMVAFWPIGFEDRPDDCGEICIAEIFGSEIDDTGGWVGVGVKTQHDPRLREDFEKVRVDGDLTAMHDYAVEWTPDEVRFFIDHRWVKTVRQTIDYPMQLMLDVYEFPRADGTRDTDALPHVLRVERVRTFPPA; via the coding sequence ATGACTCATCCACCCGTGACGCTCGCCCCGTGGGGTCCGGACGACCTGCCCCTCCTCGAGCGCGCCAATACGCCCGAGATGACCGCGCACCTCGGGGGTCCCGAGACGCCGGCGCAGCTCGACGAGCGCCAGGAGCGGTATCTGCGCCTGATGGAGGCCGGCGAGGCCGCCATGTACCGGATCGAGCTCGACGGCACGCCCGTGGGCGGCATCGGCTACTGGCAGGTCGAGCACGAGGGCACGCCGGCGTGGGAGACGGGCTGGAACGTCTTCCCGGAGTGGCAGGGACGCGGGATCGCCGGCGCGGCGCTGCGGCTCGTCATCCGGCTGGTCGCCGCCCGCGGTGAACGCACCCTGCTCGTCGCGTACCCGGGGGTCGACAATCCCGGCTCGAACGGGCTGTGCCGCACCGCGGGATTCACGCACCGTGGGTCGGGAACCGAGCCGTGGCGCGGCGGCGAGCTGACGTTCAACATCTGGACGCTCGACATGTCGCCGCTCGACCTCGACGGCCGCGCCCCCGACCTCGACGAGCGGTTCGACGAAGGCGTGCTCGACGAGAAGGCGTGGTGGCCGTACTACCTCGCCCACTGGTCGTCGCGCGAGCGCGCGGCGGCGCGGTACTCCGTCGCCCCGGACGCGCTCGAGTTGCGCATCGACGCCGGCACACCGCCGTGGTCGCCCGAGTTCGACGAAGGCATCCGCGTCTCGCACCTGCAGACCGGCCAGTTCTCCGGACCCCTCGGCAGCCCCATCGGGCAGCACCGCTTCCGCGACGGGCTGGTCGTACGTGAGCCGCAGCCCGAGCGTCGGCTGCACCTTCCGCGGTTCGGCGTGATCGAGGTGCGGATGGCCGCCGTGCGGCATCCGGACGCGATGGTGGCCTTCTGGCCGATCGGCTTCGAGGACCGCCCCGACGACTGCGGCGAGATCTGCATCGCCGAGATCTTCGGATCCGAGATCGACGACACCGGAGGCTGGGTGGGTGTGGGCGTGAAGACCCAGCACGACCCGCGCCTGCGGGAGGACTTCGAGAAGGTCCGCGTCGACGGCGACCTCACCGCGATGCACGATTACGCCGTCGAGTGGACGCCCGACGAGGTGCGGTTCTTCATCGACCACCGCTGGGTCAAGACCGTGCGCCAGACGATCGACTACCCGATGCAGCTCATGCTCGACGTGTACGAGTTCCCCCGCGCCGACGGCACGCGCGACACCGACGCACTCCCCCACGTGCTGCGGGTCGAGCGCGTGCGCACGTTCCCGCCGGCGTAA
- a CDS encoding acyl-CoA dehydrogenase produces the protein MADAAVRTKKPATSKRTPAGGAPTAPHTAAEASDPRIDIAAVTDLLLGTWGDTRREAREMIKDPAFWRVEGQSMAEHRERVLTQLHLLVEHGGSQRAMPEQYGGRNDNGANLAGFQELVLADPSLQIKSGVQWGLFGSAVFQLGTEKHHEKWLAGILDLSIPGAFAMTETGHGSDVAAIGTTATYEPETEEFVIHTPFRGAYKDYLGNAALHGKAATVFAQLITGGVNYGVHCFFVPIRDDEGNMLPGIISEDDGVKGGLNGIDNGRLAFDQVRVPRFNMLDRYGQVAADGSYTSDIPSPGRRFFTMLGALVQGRVSLDGAATTGTALALHIALTYANQRRQFDSGTGSEEVVLLDYGKHQRRLLPLLAQNYAQFFSHDELLKKFDSVFSGRTDTSEEREDLETLAAALKPLSTWNALTTIQEAREACGGSGFLAENRMVGLHQDLDVYVTFEGDNNVLLQLVGKRLLSDYAKQFKGKDAAALARFAVAQTAGKLFHGAGLRQLGQSVADLGSTARSVELGLREDQQHELLAGRVQRMVSDVAAALRPATKLSPGDAAALFNTHQAELIEAARAHAELLQWEAFTDGVNRVSDEGTKQVLTWLRDLFGLHLIEKHLAWYLINGRLSTQRAASVSRYIDRLAARLRPHAQDLVDAYGFAPEHVRAPIASGAEGKRQDEAREYYRALAASGNAPVSEKSLKKR, from the coding sequence ATGGCCGACGCCGCCGTCCGCACCAAGAAGCCCGCCACCAGCAAGCGGACGCCCGCCGGCGGCGCCCCGACCGCGCCGCACACGGCGGCCGAGGCATCCGATCCGCGCATCGACATCGCCGCGGTCACCGACCTGCTCCTCGGCACGTGGGGCGACACCCGCCGCGAGGCGCGCGAGATGATCAAGGACCCCGCGTTCTGGCGCGTCGAGGGCCAGTCGATGGCCGAGCACCGCGAGCGCGTGCTCACGCAGCTGCACCTGCTCGTCGAGCACGGCGGCTCGCAACGCGCGATGCCGGAGCAGTACGGCGGCCGCAACGACAACGGCGCGAACCTCGCCGGCTTCCAGGAGCTCGTGCTCGCCGACCCGAGCCTGCAGATCAAGTCGGGCGTGCAGTGGGGCCTGTTCGGCTCGGCGGTGTTCCAGCTCGGCACCGAGAAGCACCACGAGAAGTGGCTCGCCGGCATCCTCGACCTCTCGATCCCGGGAGCGTTCGCGATGACCGAAACCGGGCACGGATCCGATGTCGCGGCCATCGGCACGACCGCGACCTACGAGCCCGAGACCGAGGAGTTCGTGATCCACACGCCGTTCCGCGGCGCGTACAAGGACTACCTCGGCAACGCCGCGCTCCACGGCAAGGCGGCGACGGTCTTCGCGCAGCTCATCACGGGCGGCGTCAACTACGGCGTGCACTGCTTCTTCGTGCCGATCCGCGACGACGAGGGCAACATGCTGCCCGGCATCATCAGCGAGGACGACGGCGTCAAGGGCGGCCTCAACGGCATCGACAACGGCCGGCTCGCGTTCGACCAGGTGCGCGTGCCGCGCTTCAACATGCTCGACCGCTACGGCCAGGTCGCCGCGGACGGCTCGTACACGTCCGACATCCCCAGCCCCGGTCGCCGCTTCTTCACGATGCTCGGCGCACTGGTGCAGGGCCGCGTGTCGCTCGACGGCGCCGCCACCACCGGCACCGCGCTCGCGCTGCACATCGCGCTCACCTACGCGAACCAGCGCCGCCAGTTCGACTCGGGCACCGGCAGCGAAGAGGTGGTGCTGCTCGATTACGGCAAGCACCAGCGGCGCCTGCTGCCCCTGCTCGCGCAGAACTACGCGCAGTTCTTCAGCCACGACGAGCTGCTGAAGAAGTTCGACAGCGTCTTCTCGGGCCGCACCGACACGTCCGAAGAGCGCGAAGACCTCGAGACCCTCGCCGCGGCGCTGAAGCCCCTCAGCACCTGGAACGCGCTCACCACGATCCAGGAGGCCCGCGAGGCCTGCGGCGGCTCCGGCTTCCTCGCCGAGAACCGCATGGTGGGCCTGCACCAGGACCTCGACGTATACGTCACCTTCGAGGGCGACAACAACGTCCTGCTCCAGCTGGTCGGCAAGCGCCTCCTGTCGGACTACGCCAAGCAGTTCAAGGGGAAGGATGCCGCGGCCCTCGCCCGCTTCGCCGTCGCGCAGACCGCCGGAAAGCTGTTCCACGGCGCGGGCCTGCGTCAGCTCGGCCAGTCGGTGGCCGACCTGGGCTCGACGGCGCGCTCGGTCGAGCTGGGCCTGCGCGAGGACCAGCAGCATGAGCTGCTCGCCGGCCGCGTGCAGCGGATGGTGTCCGATGTCGCCGCGGCGCTGCGCCCGGCGACCAAGCTGTCGCCCGGTGACGCGGCGGCGCTCTTCAACACCCACCAGGCGGAGCTCATCGAGGCGGCTCGCGCCCATGCCGAGCTGCTGCAGTGGGAGGCGTTCACCGACGGCGTGAACCGCGTCTCGGACGAGGGGACCAAGCAGGTCTTGACCTGGCTGCGCGACCTCTTCGGTCTGCACCTGATCGAGAAGCACCTCGCGTGGTACCTCATCAACGGGCGGCTCTCGACGCAGCGGGCGGCATCCGTCTCCCGCTACATCGACCGCCTCGCGGCGCGGCTGCGGCCGCACGCGCAGGACCTGGTCGACGCCTACGGCTTCGCACCGGAGCACGTGCGGGCGCCCATCGCGTCGGGTGCCGAGGGCAAGCGCCAGGACGAGGCTCGCGAGTACTACCGCGCGCTCGCCGCGTCGGGGAACGCGCCGGTGTCGGAGAAGTCGCTCAAGAAGAGGTGA
- a CDS encoding glucose-6-phosphate dehydrogenase, translating into MKIVASSDWRDAIPFDTLVLVADVVPGEPTRCFTCGADSEPRERSELWAYKHRHPKNHDGYVRFYCAEHRPEIQLPPSTPSLAPARGTGRAAARPAAERRVAKPTIPDRVRAMCPNCFVEVSATGECGMCGWAA; encoded by the coding sequence ATGAAGATCGTCGCTTCGTCGGACTGGCGGGACGCCATCCCCTTCGACACCCTCGTCCTGGTGGCCGACGTCGTCCCCGGTGAGCCGACGCGGTGCTTCACGTGCGGCGCCGACTCCGAGCCGCGCGAGCGCAGCGAGCTCTGGGCGTACAAGCACCGGCACCCGAAGAACCACGACGGCTACGTGCGCTTCTACTGCGCCGAGCACCGGCCCGAGATCCAGCTGCCCCCCTCGACGCCGTCCCTGGCTCCCGCCCGCGGAACGGGGCGCGCGGCTGCGCGTCCGGCGGCGGAACGCCGGGTCGCGAAGCCGACCATCCCCGATCGCGTGCGCGCCATGTGCCCGAACTGCTTCGTCGAGGTGTCGGCGACGGGCGAGTGCGGCATGTGCGGCTGGGCCGCCTGA
- a CDS encoding DNA-3-methyladenine glycosylase I, which produces MSTDVRLGSDGRARCAWVGDDPEYARYHDEEWGVPLHGDRALFEKLSLEGFQAGLSWITILRKRPRFREVFAGFEPQAVAAFGDDDIARLMTDAGIIRNRAKIEATISNARLVLELEPGELDDFMWSFAPASHRRPSSFAEVPATTSASDALSKALRKRGFRFVGPTTMYALMQSAGMVDDHVDGCWRAIA; this is translated from the coding sequence GTGAGCACCGATGTCCGCCTCGGATCCGATGGCCGCGCGCGCTGCGCCTGGGTCGGCGACGACCCCGAGTACGCCCGCTACCACGACGAGGAGTGGGGCGTGCCGCTGCACGGCGACCGGGCCCTCTTCGAGAAGCTGAGCCTCGAGGGCTTCCAGGCCGGGCTGTCGTGGATCACGATCCTGCGCAAGCGGCCGCGGTTCCGCGAGGTGTTCGCCGGCTTCGAACCCCAGGCCGTGGCGGCGTTCGGCGACGACGACATCGCCCGCTTGATGACGGATGCCGGCATCATCCGCAATCGCGCCAAGATCGAGGCCACCATCTCCAACGCGCGCCTGGTGCTCGAACTCGAGCCGGGCGAGCTGGATGACTTCATGTGGTCTTTCGCACCGGCATCCCATCGCCGCCCGTCGTCGTTCGCGGAGGTGCCGGCGACGACCTCTGCATCGGACGCGCTCAGCAAGGCGCTGCGCAAGCGCGGCTTCCGCTTCGTCGGGCCCACGACGATGTACGCGCTGATGCAGTCCGCCGGCATGGTCGACGATCACGTCGACGGCTGCTGGCGGGCGATCGCCTAG
- a CDS encoding TetR family transcriptional regulator, which translates to MSPRADAVRSRERILEVARGRDARTLRLNDIAGDAGVGIGTVYRHFPTVRALIEALSVETLMRLGAAADRAVAAPDAHAAFRGFLEDALTLQLQDSGLETVLTDLALTDADLHDECAIARGKVFSGYDAVLSRAQRDGVVRRDLSVAQLQRLICGLEHAVRLGAPADRDLLLDILLSGMRPAALDSPAAAIG; encoded by the coding sequence ATGAGCCCCCGAGCCGATGCCGTTCGCAGCCGGGAGCGCATCCTCGAGGTCGCTCGCGGACGCGACGCCCGCACCCTCCGCCTCAATGACATCGCCGGCGATGCCGGCGTCGGGATCGGCACCGTCTACCGCCACTTCCCGACCGTCCGGGCGCTGATCGAGGCGCTCAGCGTCGAAACCCTGATGCGGCTGGGCGCCGCCGCAGACCGCGCCGTCGCCGCGCCGGATGCGCACGCGGCGTTCCGGGGATTCCTCGAAGACGCGCTCACGCTGCAGCTGCAGGACAGCGGACTCGAGACCGTGCTCACGGACCTCGCCCTCACGGACGCAGACCTGCACGACGAATGCGCCATCGCGCGAGGCAAGGTCTTCAGTGGGTACGACGCGGTGCTCTCGCGCGCGCAGCGGGACGGCGTGGTGCGCCGCGACCTCTCGGTCGCCCAGCTTCAGCGCCTGATCTGCGGGCTCGAGCACGCCGTGCGTCTCGGCGCTCCTGCCGATCGCGACCTGCTGCTCGACATCCTGCTCTCGGGCATGCGCCCGGCAGCCCTCGACTCACCGGCCGCGGCCATCGGCTGA